The DNA region AAACCTCCCAATAATCATCATGATAATTAAGATTGAGTTCCGCCCTACCTTCTTCAAAAGCGATGTTACCATTGTACAAAGTGTTGTACTTGGTATTGAGCGCATGCCAATTACGATTAACAAATGCGTCTTTTTTGGTAGAACATGCGTTTAGAACAATGCCCCCCAGAATTGAAAAAATGATAAGTTTATAGTGCAGCTTCAAAATTGTATATCTACGTACTTTACTCTAACTAAAAAAGAACGGGATTATTATGCAGTTGGTCGATAAAAAGTTTATCGTTCGGGGTTTACGCAAGGAAAAAGATAGACTGGCACGAGCAAATGCGGCGTTTTTATTATAGTGCCCATCTCATGACCATTTTAACTTTAAATTTAAGTCCGAATTTTCTTTTTGACGGATTCAACGGTATACAAAGTACGTGAAGTTTGCAGAAAGCTGAAAAACGGAAGTCCACTTTTCACCGACCAAGTAGTCTGTGATTGTTCATTTCACCGATAAGAGGCCTAATTTATTACCAATTATCAGAAGTAAACGGCACGTAATCGGAAGTGTTTCCTAAGCTATCGGAGTTTTTCAAAAACCGAACCGACCGTATAGTCGGTTTCATGAAAAAGGATTATGCGACCGGAATATCATCTTGAGGCGCCTCTTTTCCACCAAAAAACAGTTCCAATTCTTTTAGTGTGGCCTCTGAGGTTGCAATGTCTTTTACAATTTCGCCTTTGTTCAATACCACAATTCGTTCGCACACCTCGGTTACATGAATTAGATCGTGGCTAGAGACCAAAACCGTAACCCCTTGTTTGGAAGCCAAATCCTTAATAATATTTTTAAGTCGAATTTGAGTTGTTGGATCCAGATTAGCAAAAGGTTCATCTAAAATAACCACTTCTGGATTGCCAATAAAAGATGCCACAATACCCGCTTTCTTTTGGTTTCCTTTTGAAAGGTCTCTCAGGTATTTTTTCTGATTTAGAATTTCACCGTGAAAGAAATCTTCAAAATTTGAGAGCAGCCCATCTACATCTGCTTTATTCTGTTTCCGTAATTCACCAATGAAATAGAAATATTCCTCCGGGGTCAAATAGCCGATCAAAAAAGTTTCATCAATAAAAGACGATGTATGCTTTTTCCAGGTTTCGCTTTGGTCTACTTGAATCTCATTATTAATAATATGGCCCGTGGTAGGCTGAATCAAATCTAACAAAAGACTAAAAAAAGTAGTTTTGCCGGCACCGTTGTTACCTACAAGGCCAAAACTTTGCCCTTTGGGAATTTCAAGATGTTCAAGATTCAATACGGTTTTACCAACGTATTTTTTAGTAAGGTTCTGAACTGTTATCATAATTAAAAATAATGTTCTTGTTTCAATTTAAAAGCTTCTAGCTGTTTTGTTCTTTAAAGCCGGCAATCATTCCGTACTTTTTCTTTCGGTACACTTTAGTAATCATATTTAGCAAAATGTTCTTAAAAGCAAAGCCCAACAAGCCGAACACACTTAAAACGATTACAGCTACTTGAAACGACACCAGATAATAAAATAAGGTGAAGATTGCTATTGGAAGGCCAAATAGGGGAATACCCACTAAAAATTGGGCTGCACCCATACCCTGCATATTACCCACAGCACTTTTATTAAGATCTATACGCTTTTTGTTCATGGAGCCAAAAAATAAAATCATGGGCACATTTACACCTGCATTGTATAGCGCACAACTAAAATTTATGGCCAAGGCCTGCCACCCAAAACAAACATATGGAATAGATAGGAGAAACATAACTCCAACACTAATATAAATTAAGCGCGCCTTTGATTCTAGATAGCTTCGTAATGGAATATTCTGAGACATCATCATACTGTAATAGGAGCTATCCCACGCAGGGATAAACTGTCCAAAATTCATCAAAAAGATTCCCGTCATAAAAATACCCACAAAAACAAGCATTGGTGATGTATCGCCAAAGTCGTCCATCGTATAAAAAAGAAGACCGTACAGAATCATGGCCAACGAGATAAAAACCTGTGTTTTGGTTCGTTTGTTGCGCCAAATCAGCTTTAAATCCAATTGTAAATATGGAGCAATGTCACCAAAGCGCTTGGTCCACGACAAATCCGATGAAGTAACTTCCGTTGTCTTTTTCTTAAGTGTCGTATCTAGATATATTCGGCTTCTTAGGTACGAGTAGTTCATGTAATAGGTAGCGAATGCTACGCCTAACGGAATTAGGGCATACAACGGATTCTCATATAAGCTATAAAAAATCTGGCCTGCATATTCTTTTACAGGAAGGATACCAAAATAATCTAAACCATAACAAGCCAGCAAAAGAGTGCCGATCACGACTAAAGCTTTATCACTCTTGTTCACTATAAAATTGACATAATTAATACTGAGAACAATACCAATAATGCCCAATAACCAAAATAAAACGTTTTGTGGAGCATACCCTTTTATAAGTAGAACTACACTAAACGGAACAAAGAAAAACAAAGCCAAAAAATTATAAAAAGAAACCGCCGAACGTCCTAAAATATAATGGGCAATGCTGCTTTTATTAATAGGTAGTGTCAAAAACGGCTTAATATCCAATACGGGAAGCTTTTGCATAAAATAGCGCAGAAACAACTCCCCCAATACCCAGTACAAAAGATACTGGTTCAAAAAAACCACAGGGTCCACATTGGGTATTGTCTTTTTTAAAATAAAGAATAGGGTAGAGCCTAGAAAGCCTAACATCCCCATAAGATAGAGTGCAAAGAAACCCATTAGTATTTTAACGCCCAAGCTCTTACCCAGTGCCGAAGAGCGAAAGAAAGATTTCCATTGCAGCTTAATGAA from Zobellia alginiliquefaciens includes:
- a CDS encoding ABC transporter ATP-binding protein gives rise to the protein MITVQNLTKKYVGKTVLNLEHLEIPKGQSFGLVGNNGAGKTTFFSLLLDLIQPTTGHIINNEIQVDQSETWKKHTSSFIDETFLIGYLTPEEYFYFIGELRKQNKADVDGLLSNFEDFFHGEILNQKKYLRDLSKGNQKKAGIVASFIGNPEVVILDEPFANLDPTTQIRLKNIIKDLASKQGVTVLVSSHDLIHVTEVCERIVVLNKGEIVKDIATSEATLKELELFFGGKEAPQDDIPVA
- a CDS encoding DUF5687 family protein; translation: MFKSFIKLQWKSFFRSSALGKSLGVKILMGFFALYLMGMLGFLGSTLFFILKKTIPNVDPVVFLNQYLLYWVLGELFLRYFMQKLPVLDIKPFLTLPINKSSIAHYILGRSAVSFYNFLALFFFVPFSVVLLIKGYAPQNVLFWLLGIIGIVLSINYVNFIVNKSDKALVVIGTLLLACYGLDYFGILPVKEYAGQIFYSLYENPLYALIPLGVAFATYYMNYSYLRSRIYLDTTLKKKTTEVTSSDLSWTKRFGDIAPYLQLDLKLIWRNKRTKTQVFISLAMILYGLLFYTMDDFGDTSPMLVFVGIFMTGIFLMNFGQFIPAWDSSYYSMMMSQNIPLRSYLESKARLIYISVGVMFLLSIPYVCFGWQALAINFSCALYNAGVNVPMILFFGSMNKKRIDLNKSAVGNMQGMGAAQFLVGIPLFGLPIAIFTLFYYLVSFQVAVIVLSVFGLLGFAFKNILLNMITKVYRKKKYGMIAGFKEQNS